The following proteins come from a genomic window of Paenibacillus spongiae:
- a CDS encoding aminotransferase class I/II-fold pyridoxal phosphate-dependent enzyme, protein MDHHRTPLFTALRQHAASDPLQFHIPGHKKGRGADPEFRAFVGDNALSIDLINIVPLDDLHQPGGVIQEAEQLAADAFGADYTLFSVQGTTGAIMTMIMSVCSPGDKIILPRNAHKSILSAVIFAGAIPVWVYPMKDERLGIEHGVTLESMQNAIRMNPDVKAVLLINPTYYGTSINLRQMVEFIHGCGIPVLVDEAHGTLLHYHDQLPMSAMQAGADMAATSVHKLGGSMTQSSILNVKSSLVDIQRIRTIMSMLTTTSTSYLLLASLDAARRQLALHGQALAEQTIRLARDARRQINGIPGLYCYGDEICKQEGVYHYDPTKLCIHLEQLPLTGFAAEAWLREIYNIEVELSDLTNLLCLITLGDTEHEVNRLIQALRHMSEEFLPGEQHADRVTAAPVPEASSFLLPPREAFYAPFERIELQQSCGRVCAEFIYVYPPGIPILMPGQIISSESIDYIMRHVEEGLPVKGPEDAALRRIKVVKNVHEDTQPLYQDI, encoded by the coding sequence ATGGATCATCATAGAACGCCGTTGTTTACGGCTCTTCGGCAGCACGCCGCAAGCGACCCGCTGCAATTTCATATACCGGGACATAAAAAGGGGAGAGGGGCGGATCCGGAATTTCGGGCGTTCGTGGGTGATAATGCGTTGTCGATTGACTTGATCAATATCGTTCCGCTAGACGATCTCCATCAGCCGGGCGGCGTTATACAGGAGGCCGAGCAATTGGCGGCAGATGCCTTCGGAGCGGATTATACGTTATTCTCCGTACAAGGAACGACGGGCGCAATTATGACGATGATTATGTCCGTGTGTTCGCCTGGAGACAAAATCATCCTTCCCCGCAACGCGCATAAATCCATTCTATCCGCCGTTATCTTTGCAGGGGCGATTCCGGTCTGGGTGTATCCGATGAAGGATGAACGGCTCGGGATCGAGCATGGCGTCACGCTGGAATCCATGCAGAATGCGATTCGAATGAACCCGGATGTAAAGGCCGTGCTTCTCATTAATCCCACTTATTACGGGACTAGCATTAATTTGCGTCAAATGGTCGAGTTTATTCACGGCTGCGGGATTCCGGTTCTGGTTGATGAAGCGCACGGGACGCTGCTTCATTATCATGATCAACTGCCGATGTCGGCGATGCAGGCGGGTGCGGACATGGCGGCAACCAGTGTCCATAAGCTTGGAGGATCGATGACGCAAAGCTCGATATTGAATGTGAAAAGCAGTCTTGTCGACATCCAGCGAATACGTACGATCATGAGCATGCTCACAACGACCTCAACCTCGTATCTGCTCCTAGCTTCACTGGATGCCGCCAGAAGGCAGTTGGCGCTGCACGGGCAAGCTTTGGCAGAACAAACGATACGCCTGGCCCGGGATGCCCGTCGTCAAATTAACGGAATACCCGGCCTCTACTGCTATGGCGATGAAATCTGTAAGCAGGAAGGCGTCTATCATTACGACCCGACCAAGCTTTGCATACATCTCGAGCAGCTGCCTCTGACCGGTTTTGCTGCTGAAGCGTGGCTGCGGGAAATCTACAACATTGAAGTGGAACTTAGCGATTTGACGAATTTATTATGCTTGATCACGCTGGGTGACACGGAGCATGAAGTGAACCGGCTGATTCAGGCGCTGCGGCATATGTCGGAAGAGTTCCTTCCTGGCGAACAGCACGCTGATCGCGTTACCGCAGCGCCGGTGCCGGAAGCATCAAGCTTCCTGCTGCCGCCAAGAGAAGCCTTCTATGCGCCTTTTGAACGTATCGAGCTGCAGCAATCCTGCGGACGCGTATGCGCGGAGTTCATTTATGTATACCCGCCTGGAATCCCGATCTTGATGCCCGGACAGATTATATCTTCCGAAAGCATCGACTATATTATGCGTCATGTTGAAGAAGGGCTTCCGGTTAAAGGACCTGAGGATGCTGCATTGAGAAGGATTAAGGTCGTCAAGAACGTTCACGAAGATACACAGCCGCTATACCAAGATATCTAA
- the cyoA gene encoding ubiquinol oxidase subunit II → MKLSKAYKRLALVAMPIVLLLMTGCTNNIIVLDPKGPIAEQQRDLMVISTILGSIVVVPVLIMTAVIIWRYRDREGRKAAYTPRWEHSTKLEIIWWGIPIIIILALGVITVKGTYALEPSKPLESEQKEITVQVTSLNWKWLFQYPEQGIATINELKIPNGVPVRFEITADSPMNSFWIPQLGGQMYAMSGMAMTLYLQADEEGEYWGSGANFTGRHFADMYFDVESMSQEEFDQWVDEIKATSPALTLDGYKKLVEPSTSQVLAFSSFPDQLFEMTVTKYATSHNHGLSTGKQDKPQGQQEEEEEPSMDHMGH, encoded by the coding sequence TTGAAATTATCCAAAGCTTACAAGCGGTTGGCGCTCGTTGCGATGCCAATCGTCCTGCTGCTTATGACCGGATGCACGAATAATATCATCGTGCTCGATCCCAAGGGGCCGATCGCCGAGCAGCAGAGAGATTTGATGGTGATCTCAACCATACTGGGAAGCATCGTCGTTGTACCTGTTCTGATCATGACGGCGGTGATCATATGGCGTTATCGCGACCGGGAAGGCAGGAAAGCGGCCTATACGCCGCGATGGGAACACAGCACGAAGCTGGAGATCATCTGGTGGGGCATCCCAATTATCATTATTTTGGCTCTGGGGGTCATTACGGTAAAGGGTACTTACGCTCTGGAGCCATCCAAGCCATTGGAATCGGAGCAGAAGGAGATAACCGTGCAGGTGACTTCTCTGAACTGGAAATGGCTGTTCCAGTATCCGGAACAAGGGATCGCGACAATTAATGAGCTGAAGATTCCAAACGGTGTGCCTGTCAGGTTTGAAATTACAGCGGATTCACCGATGAATTCCTTCTGGATTCCGCAGCTTGGCGGACAGATGTATGCAATGTCGGGCATGGCCATGACACTTTATTTGCAAGCGGATGAGGAAGGGGAATATTGGGGCTCCGGCGCCAACTTCACGGGCAGACATTTCGCAGATATGTACTTCGACGTGGAATCGATGTCGCAAGAAGAGTTCGATCAATGGGTCGATGAGATTAAAGCGACCTCGCCTGCTCTGACATTGGACGGGTACAAGAAGCTGGTAGAACCATCGACATCGCAAGTACTGGCCTTCTCATCTTTCCCGGATCAGCTATTCGAGATGACGGTCACCAAATATGCGACGTCCCATAACCACGGTTTGTCTACCGGAAAGCAAGATAAGCCTCAGGGACAACAAGAAGAAGAAGAAGAACCATCGATGGATCATATGGGTCATTAA
- a CDS encoding cbb3-type cytochrome c oxidase subunit I, which yields MWEKVQNFASEFFVTGDPLIYGADVSIAVTLIAVITVLTYFKKWKWLWSEWLTTVDHKKIGIMYIISAFLMLFRGGVDALLMRTQLAVPEMSFLTPDHYNQIFTTHGVIMILFMAMPFMFGLFNVIVPLQLGARDVAFPFLNSLSFWLFFSGAMLFNISFVIGGSPDAGWLAYPPYSELMYNPGVGQDFYIWGIQISGIGSLMTGINFIVTILKMRAPGMKLMKMPMFSWSVLSSCIAIIFSFPILTATLALLFLDRYAGAHFFTLDGGGNPMMYINLIWMWGHPEVYIIVLPAFGIFSEIVATFSKKKLFGYKSMVYAMMIISILSFLVWAHHFFTMGSGADVNAFFALTTMLIAIPTGVKVFNWLFTMFRGKITFESPMLWTIGFIPCFIVGGLTGVLLSVAPADFQFHNSYFLVAHFHQVIIGGVVFGYFAGLYYWWPKLFGFKLNERIGKWAFWFWNIGFYLCFMPQYVLGLMGMTRRVVSYGWDKGWYEMNLVSTIGAVLMGIAFLFQVWQIAHGVKHRNANLDTTGDPWNGRTLEWSIPSPAPHYNFAVLPQVTDQDDWWERKLRKQEGHATPAPAKLEPIHMPKNSGIPIIMSACWFVAGFGFVFHWTPFIIAGLAGVAISMLVHSFNYKTDYYIPVDEIVRTEAKKGRVTG from the coding sequence ATGTGGGAGAAAGTGCAGAACTTTGCTTCCGAATTTTTTGTTACGGGCGATCCGTTAATTTATGGAGCGGATGTCAGTATCGCAGTGACGCTCATAGCGGTCATTACCGTATTAACGTATTTCAAGAAATGGAAGTGGCTCTGGAGTGAATGGCTAACGACCGTCGATCATAAGAAGATCGGGATCATGTATATCATATCCGCCTTCTTGATGCTGTTCCGCGGTGGCGTAGATGCGCTGTTAATGCGGACTCAGTTGGCCGTGCCGGAGATGAGCTTCTTAACGCCGGATCATTATAACCAAATCTTTACCACGCACGGCGTGATCATGATCTTGTTCATGGCGATGCCGTTCATGTTCGGTTTGTTTAACGTAATCGTTCCGCTGCAGCTCGGAGCAAGGGATGTCGCGTTCCCGTTCTTGAACTCGCTTAGCTTCTGGCTGTTCTTCTCCGGGGCGATGCTGTTCAACATCTCCTTCGTTATCGGAGGTTCGCCTGATGCGGGGTGGCTTGCTTATCCGCCTTACTCGGAGCTCATGTATAATCCGGGCGTGGGACAAGATTTCTACATCTGGGGTATTCAAATATCCGGAATCGGCAGCTTGATGACCGGGATCAATTTTATCGTCACAATTCTGAAAATGCGCGCACCCGGCATGAAGCTGATGAAGATGCCGATGTTCTCGTGGTCGGTGCTGTCGAGCTGTATCGCGATCATCTTCTCATTCCCGATTCTGACGGCAACGCTTGCGCTGCTGTTCCTGGACCGTTATGCCGGCGCGCACTTCTTCACGCTGGATGGCGGCGGCAATCCGATGATGTACATCAACCTGATCTGGATGTGGGGGCACCCCGAGGTGTATATTATCGTCCTGCCGGCCTTCGGTATATTCTCCGAGATCGTTGCGACCTTCTCGAAGAAGAAGCTGTTCGGGTATAAATCGATGGTATATGCCATGATGATTATCAGTATCTTGTCCTTCCTTGTATGGGCGCATCACTTCTTCACGATGGGATCGGGGGCCGACGTTAACGCCTTCTTCGCCTTGACGACGATGCTGATCGCGATTCCGACCGGCGTCAAGGTGTTCAACTGGCTGTTTACGATGTTCCGGGGCAAGATAACGTTCGAATCGCCGATGTTGTGGACGATCGGATTCATTCCTTGCTTCATTGTCGGCGGCTTGACTGGCGTACTTCTGTCCGTAGCGCCGGCAGACTTTCAATTTCATAACAGCTACTTCCTTGTCGCCCACTTCCACCAAGTTATTATTGGCGGCGTCGTATTCGGTTACTTCGCTGGTCTATATTACTGGTGGCCGAAGCTATTCGGCTTCAAGCTGAACGAGCGTATCGGCAAATGGGCGTTCTGGTTCTGGAACATTGGATTCTATCTCTGCTTCATGCCGCAATACGTACTTGGTCTGATGGGTATGACGCGCCGAGTCGTCTCTTACGGATGGGATAAGGGATGGTATGAAATGAATCTCGTTTCCACCATTGGCGCCGTTCTGATGGGGATTGCGTTCCTGTTCCAAGTATGGCAGATCGCCCATGGGGTGAAGCATCGCAACGCCAATTTGGATACGACAGGCGATCCATGGAACGGAAGAACGCTGGAATGGTCGATACCTTCGCCGGCGCCGCATTATAATTTTGCCGTGCTGCCGCAAGTAACCGACCAGGACGATTGGTGGGAGCGGAAGCTGCGGAAACAAGAAGGGCATGCGACGCCTGCGCCAGCGAAGCTGGAGCCGATTCATATGCCGAAAAATTCGGGCATCCCGATTATTATGTCGGCCTGCTGGTTTGTCGCCGGCTTCGGATTCGTGTTCCACTGGACACCGTTTATTATCGCGGGACTTGCAGGAGTAGCAATTAGCATGCTGGTGCATTCATTTAACTATAAGACTGATTACTATATTCCGGTTGACGAAATCGTACGTACGGAAGCGAAGAAAGGCAGGGTGACGGGCTAA
- the cyoC gene encoding cytochrome o ubiquinol oxidase subunit III, which translates to MAHTKASGPAHQADLHSEQHDHHDLEEMRTLGFWIYLMTDVIIFGTFFATFIVLQGSTADGPLPADLFDINGIIVSTFILLTSSFTCGLALLAMNKGRLKALIGWLAVTALLGATFIGLEINEFVHLIHEGANIGTSAYWSAFFTLVGTHGLHVLIGLVWMIGLMIQLAKRGITPVTKRKVNIVSLFWHFLDVVWIFVFTIVYLMGVS; encoded by the coding sequence ATGGCACATACCAAAGCATCCGGACCGGCACATCAAGCCGATTTGCATTCGGAGCAGCATGACCATCATGATCTGGAAGAAATGCGCACCTTAGGTTTTTGGATTTACCTGATGACCGACGTTATTATATTCGGCACATTCTTTGCGACGTTTATTGTTCTTCAGGGCAGTACGGCGGACGGGCCGCTGCCTGCGGATCTGTTTGATATCAATGGAATTATCGTTTCAACCTTCATATTGCTTACCAGCAGCTTTACATGCGGCTTGGCGCTGCTCGCGATGAACAAAGGCAGACTGAAGGCACTCATCGGCTGGCTTGCAGTGACTGCCTTGTTGGGAGCGACCTTCATTGGACTCGAAATCAACGAGTTTGTTCATCTGATTCACGAAGGTGCCAATATTGGAACAAGCGCATATTGGTCGGCATTCTTTACGCTGGTCGGTACACATGGCTTGCACGTGCTTATTGGACTGGTATGGATGATCGGGCTGATGATTCAATTAGCGAAGCGGGGAATTACGCCGGTCACGAAACGTAAAGTGAACATTGTAAGCTTGTTCTGGCATTTCCTCGATGTCGTCTGGATCTTTGTTTTCACGATTGTTTATTTAATGGGGGTGAGTTAG
- the cyoD gene encoding cytochrome o ubiquinol oxidase subunit IV: MAHTDSTHSHEESHGSLKSYTIGFLCSIVLTVIPILIIKNEWLEGTASGVALMIAAVLQFIVQLLFFMHLREEKKPRYNLISLIFGLIILLVIVAGSMWIMMYNMVAH; encoded by the coding sequence ATGGCACATACGGATTCGACGCATTCGCATGAAGAATCGCATGGCTCGCTCAAATCGTATACGATCGGCTTCTTGTGTTCAATCGTGCTGACCGTTATTCCGATCCTGATCATCAAGAACGAATGGCTGGAGGGAACGGCAAGCGGAGTTGCGCTGATGATCGCCGCCGTCCTGCAGTTTATCGTGCAATTGCTCTTCTTCATGCATCTGCGCGAAGAGAAGAAGCCGCGATATAATCTGATATCTCTTATCTTTGGATTAATCATTCTGCTTGTTATCGTGGCCGGTTCGATGTGGATCATGATGTACAACATGGTGGCCCACTAA
- the pdxR gene encoding MocR-like pyridoxine biosynthesis transcription factor PdxR, whose protein sequence is MWIPDRQSKKPLYQQIADHLEQRISYGEYPPGSLLPSERKLADQLGVNRSTVILAFAELRSMGIIESRTGSGTRVSKTKWGATPKHTPNWSRYAEGGSFLPNPPFMRRIREALHQHPSLIDFASGELSADLAPNDEITKLMSEHKYTSYLGYDNPQGYVPLRQALVSYLERHRGIHTTESSILITSGSQQSLYLITQCLLSPGDAVAIEDPSYCYSLPMFQSAGLRLFRLPVDSSGIRPEDIRALYKKHRIKMVFMNPNFQNPTGMVFDAERRKQLLDLASELRLPIVEDDPFSLTAYDGVPPSPLKSMDMIGSILYIGSFSKIAASGMRIGWMVAPNSIVERLADARQQMDFGLSVIPQQVAAQFLNSNHFVPHLERLRMQLQFKRDLLIEALQKELPDLVTFSIPQGGLHLWCKLIPEVHDGKLLEEAIRRGVVFVPGSVYGSDSGYIRFTYARAKAEEIGPGIAKFAEALRELIGEKPAL, encoded by the coding sequence ATGTGGATACCTGATCGTCAAAGCAAGAAGCCTCTCTATCAACAAATCGCCGACCACCTGGAGCAGCGAATATCGTACGGCGAATATCCGCCCGGCAGCCTGCTTCCATCCGAAAGGAAGTTAGCCGATCAATTGGGGGTAAACCGGAGCACCGTCATTTTGGCATTCGCAGAGCTACGTTCGATGGGCATTATTGAAAGCCGTACGGGCAGCGGAACCCGCGTAAGCAAAACCAAATGGGGAGCTACGCCCAAGCACACGCCGAACTGGAGCCGGTATGCCGAAGGCGGCAGCTTCCTGCCGAACCCGCCCTTTATGCGAAGAATTCGGGAAGCGCTGCATCAGCATCCTTCCTTAATTGATTTCGCAAGCGGAGAGCTGTCGGCCGACTTGGCTCCCAATGATGAGATCACCAAGCTAATGAGCGAGCATAAATATACGTCCTATTTGGGCTACGACAATCCGCAAGGCTACGTACCGCTTAGACAAGCGTTGGTCTCGTATCTTGAGCGGCATCGCGGCATCCATACGACCGAATCGTCGATTCTGATCACATCCGGTTCTCAGCAGTCATTATATTTGATCACCCAATGCTTATTGTCTCCGGGCGATGCCGTTGCGATTGAAGATCCTTCTTATTGCTATTCGCTGCCCATGTTTCAATCGGCCGGTCTCCGGTTGTTCCGGCTTCCGGTTGACAGCTCGGGGATCCGGCCGGAAGACATTCGCGCCTTATATAAGAAGCATCGCATTAAGATGGTGTTTATGAACCCGAATTTTCAGAATCCAACAGGTATGGTGTTCGATGCCGAGCGTCGCAAGCAGCTGCTCGACTTAGCCAGCGAATTGAGGCTGCCCATCGTGGAGGATGATCCATTCAGCCTGACCGCTTATGACGGGGTACCGCCCTCTCCGCTGAAATCGATGGACATGATCGGCTCCATCCTATATATCGGCTCTTTCTCCAAGATCGCCGCTTCCGGCATGCGGATCGGATGGATGGTCGCTCCGAATTCCATTGTGGAGAGACTTGCGGATGCCAGACAGCAGATGGACTTCGGACTTAGCGTTATTCCTCAGCAGGTGGCCGCGCAGTTCTTAAATTCGAATCACTTCGTTCCTCACCTGGAACGGCTGCGCATGCAGCTCCAATTCAAGCGGGACCTGCTGATCGAAGCGCTGCAGAAGGAGCTCCCGGATCTGGTCACGTTCTCCATCCCTCAAGGCGGATTGCATCTATGGTGCAAGCTAATCCCCGAGGTGCATGACGGCAAGCTGCTGGAGGAGGCCATTCGCAGAGGCGTTGTGTTCGTTCCCGGGAGCGTCTACGGCTCGGATTCCGGTTACATTCGATTTACCTATGCCCGGGCGAAAGCCGAGGAAATAGGTCCCGGAATCGCAAAATTTGCGGAAGCGCTGCGTGAGTTAATTGGTGAAAAGCCTGCTCTTTAG
- a CDS encoding carbon-nitrogen hydrolase family protein — MKKREVKVAVVQSAPILFDKQSAMDKIDSMSREAAGQGAELIVFPEVFLPGYPRGLSFGARVGSRTADGRRDWERYWESAINIPGDETVIFGELAKELGIYLVIGVVERDQEFSTGTLFNSMVYIGPDGNLLGKHRKLVPTGSERLLWGQGDGSTLTVIDTPLGRIGGLICWENYMPLARTAMYAQGIDIYIAPTADARDTWQSTIRHIGCEGRCYVISCNQYATKDSYPADLACYDDIKEDADILSRGGSAIVGPLGDYVVEPLYNEEGILIATLDLAQVVQSRFDFDAVGHYSRPDVFQLVVNDQKQDIVRRKS, encoded by the coding sequence ATGAAGAAGCGGGAAGTGAAAGTGGCTGTCGTACAGTCTGCACCTATTCTGTTCGATAAGCAATCCGCCATGGACAAGATTGACAGCATGTCACGGGAAGCGGCTGGACAAGGGGCCGAGTTGATTGTTTTTCCTGAAGTGTTCCTGCCAGGATATCCGCGGGGGCTGAGCTTCGGCGCACGTGTCGGAAGCCGTACGGCTGACGGTAGAAGGGATTGGGAACGCTATTGGGAAAGCGCCATTAACATACCTGGCGACGAAACCGTTATATTTGGCGAGCTGGCCAAAGAACTCGGGATCTATCTCGTTATCGGAGTGGTAGAGCGCGATCAGGAATTCAGTACGGGGACTTTATTCAATTCGATGGTGTACATCGGGCCGGACGGGAACCTGCTGGGCAAGCACCGCAAGCTTGTGCCTACAGGTTCGGAACGCCTCTTATGGGGACAAGGAGACGGCAGCACGCTTACCGTAATCGATACGCCGCTGGGCAGGATCGGCGGTTTGATCTGTTGGGAGAATTATATGCCGCTGGCTCGAACCGCCATGTATGCGCAAGGCATTGACATCTATATTGCTCCGACTGCAGATGCCCGCGATACGTGGCAGTCCACGATCCGTCACATCGGTTGCGAAGGGCGCTGCTATGTGATTTCTTGCAATCAGTATGCAACCAAGGACTCCTATCCTGCTGATTTGGCCTGTTATGACGACATCAAGGAGGATGCCGATATTCTAAGCAGAGGCGGTAGCGCCATTGTAGGTCCGCTTGGCGACTATGTCGTTGAACCGCTCTATAATGAAGAAGGCATTCTGATCGCGACGCTCGATCTCGCCCAGGTCGTACAGAGCCGATTTGACTTTGATGCGGTTGGCCATTACAGCCGTCCGGACGTCTTTCAACTGGTCGTTAACGATCAGAAGCAAGACATCGTTCGTAGAAAGTCATGA
- a CDS encoding pirin family protein: MIQILKSSNTPIMGGGTFKLRMIRPGQIHHKPLDDSAFGSLSRIDHANLGVGALVSMHLHRNDEILSYMWKGEMVHRDSTGQEVVISPNRLMMMNAGSSFYHEEAVPEKKVEMLQIFIRPREKDLPPRVQFYDRPLDFRNSEWKLIGGPEESNAPLTIYQQIYIYDAHPQSGDTIEVPSLQGLTPWVYIMEGAVQVGEHSLIKGDAITDSNSQLPPFQVTETATLVAFLIDQNAPFTMAGLFSGVR; the protein is encoded by the coding sequence ATGATACAAATTTTAAAATCTTCAAATACACCTATTATGGGCGGTGGTACGTTTAAGCTTCGTATGATTAGACCAGGTCAAATTCATCATAAGCCCCTCGATGATTCTGCTTTTGGATCCCTCAGCAGAATTGATCATGCCAATTTAGGGGTTGGGGCTTTGGTTTCTATGCACTTGCATCGTAATGATGAAATATTGAGCTATATGTGGAAAGGCGAAATGGTACACAGGGATTCAACGGGACAAGAAGTAGTAATTTCACCTAATCGTTTGATGATGATGAACGCGGGTAGCAGTTTTTATCACGAAGAAGCGGTTCCCGAAAAAAAAGTTGAAATGCTTCAGATATTCATTCGTCCTAGAGAAAAAGATCTTCCCCCACGCGTACAATTTTACGATCGACCTCTAGACTTTAGAAACAGTGAATGGAAATTGATTGGAGGGCCCGAAGAAAGTAACGCCCCTTTAACCATTTACCAACAAATTTATATATACGATGCTCATCCACAATCTGGTGACACTATTGAAGTGCCTTCATTGCAGGGCCTGACTCCTTGGGTTTATATTATGGAAGGAGCAGTTCAAGTAGGTGAGCATAGCCTTATCAAAGGTGATGCAATAACGGATTCGAATTCCCAGCTGCCTCCGTTTCAGGTGACTGAAACTGCAACTCTTGTTGCATTCTTAATCGACCAAAATGCCCCTTTCACGATGGCTGGACTTTTCAGTGGAGTTCGTTAA
- a CDS encoding isochorismatase family protein, translated as MYLLFILSYLIHNKRRKINKATNKTIGGILQCLNLINFLTVLMAGISTDVCLTFPAIAATADGYDVYGVLDASGTWNALIEQAAMLRMSQAGVKLTTWVSLSAELQRDWSLPTGQALAQTYAEHFPEYSVLMDLHNYKIKI; from the coding sequence ATGTACCTACTTTTTATTTTGTCTTACTTGATTCATAATAAACGTCGTAAGATAAATAAAGCAACTAACAAAACTATAGGAGGTATCTTACAATGTCTCAATCTCATAAATTTTTTGACCGTGCTTATGGCGGGGATCTCAACTGACGTCTGTCTTACTTTTCCAGCTATTGCCGCTACGGCTGACGGTTATGATGTTTACGGCGTTCTTGATGCTTCCGGTACTTGGAACGCTCTTATTGAACAGGCCGCTATGCTCAGAATGAGCCAAGCGGGTGTAAAGCTCACGACTTGGGTTTCGCTTTCTGCCGAACTGCAGCGTGACTGGTCTTTGCCTACTGGTCAAGCTCTCGCTCAAACTTATGCTGAGCACTTCCCTGAGTACAGTGTTCTCATGGACCTGCACAACTATAAAATAAAGATATGA
- a CDS encoding winged helix-turn-helix transcriptional regulator: protein MTSDVDTKFCEAMIALDVIVGKWKPIILHQLIQKGTQRFSNFQKLIPDINKRTLSIKLHELEEQELVEKAIYAEVPPRVEYSITEYGRTLESILQDMHNWGESHLVYLIQNNVSSDLPDSYTKWCSALTAVETIVGKWKPVILFYLLKLGTKRFGEIQKLIPNISKRILTLHLRELEEMGVIGRTVYEVVPPKVEYFITDYGRTLEPILEKMHDWGEKHRNHRIQVRK, encoded by the coding sequence ATGACTTCTGATGTAGATACAAAATTTTGTGAAGCAATGATTGCCTTAGACGTAATAGTTGGTAAGTGGAAACCGATTATTTTACATCAATTAATTCAAAAAGGAACGCAAAGATTCAGTAACTTTCAAAAATTAATTCCTGATATTAATAAACGCACTCTGTCTATAAAACTTCATGAGTTAGAAGAGCAAGAGCTTGTAGAAAAGGCAATTTATGCGGAAGTCCCACCTAGGGTGGAATATTCAATTACCGAATATGGACGTACATTAGAATCTATACTTCAAGATATGCATAATTGGGGGGAGTCCCACTTAGTATACTTAATTCAGAATAACGTTAGTTCCGATCTACCTGATTCTTATACAAAATGGTGCAGTGCTCTAACGGCTGTAGAAACAATTGTAGGAAAATGGAAACCTGTTATTTTATTCTATCTATTAAAGCTAGGAACCAAACGATTTGGTGAAATACAAAAGCTCATACCAAATATTTCAAAGAGAATACTTACTCTTCATTTGCGCGAGCTTGAAGAAATGGGTGTTATCGGGCGTACGGTGTATGAAGTCGTACCTCCGAAAGTGGAATACTTTATCACTGATTACGGACGAACATTGGAGCCAATTTTAGAAAAAATGCACGATTGGGGGGAGAAGCATCGAAACCATAGGATCCAAGTGCGAAAGTAA
- a CDS encoding isochorismatase family protein, whose product MSQSHKFFDRASIDNAAILLIDHQIGLISTLGESMNRAAVKNNTLALAKLAKAYNIPVILTTSNADGPNGPLMQDLVDMFPDVQVIDRVLINAWDDENFVNAVKKTGRTTLIMAGISTDVCLTFPAIAATADGYDVYGVLDASGTWNALIEQAAMLRMSQAGVKLTTWVSLSAELQRDWSLPTGQALAQTYAEHFHEYSVLMDLHNSK is encoded by the coding sequence ATGTCTCAATCTCATAAATTTTTTGACCGTGCTTCTATTGATAATGCAGCTATTTTGCTGATTGATCACCAAATTGGTCTTATTTCTACTCTCGGAGAATCCATGAATCGTGCTGCCGTGAAAAACAACACACTTGCGCTTGCCAAATTAGCTAAAGCCTACAATATTCCTGTTATTCTGACTACAAGCAATGCCGATGGACCCAATGGCCCTTTGATGCAGGATCTCGTTGATATGTTCCCTGATGTTCAAGTGATTGATCGTGTTCTGATCAATGCATGGGATGACGAAAACTTTGTTAATGCGGTAAAGAAAACTGGACGTACTACCCTGATTATGGCGGGGATCTCAACTGACGTCTGTCTTACTTTTCCAGCTATTGCCGCTACAGCTGACGGTTATGATGTTTACGGCGTTCTTGATGCTTCCGGTACTTGGAACGCTCTTATTGAACAGGCCGCTATGCTCAGAATGAGCCAAGCGGGTGTTAAACTCACGACTTGGGTTTCGCTTTCTGCCGAACTGCAGCGTGACTGGTCTTTACCTACTGGTCAAGCTCTTGCTCAAACCTATGCTGAACACTTCCATGAGTACAGTGTTCTCATGGACCTGCATAACTCCAAATAA